From Anaerohalosphaera lusitana, one genomic window encodes:
- a CDS encoding S8 family serine peptidase gives MIKRIWIAAVLLICSAVLCPHTLAAGKGKPEWVKGEFIVKFKPGMARSQVKSMTHKHGSEILASSRFSRFQRLKVPQGRTAAQMVEIFRKRPEVEYAELNYIARAFASPNDSYYYLQWNFSDPYRGINAEAAWDITEGDPGTIVAVLDSGVAYEDYGSFQQAPDLASTSFVSPYDFINNDAHANDDDGHGTHVAGTIAQNTNNYSGAAGIAYDCSIMPVKVLDDIGEGTYSAIADGVYHAANNGAKVINMSLGGSGYSTTLRNAVQYAYNNGVTIVCATGNEYNEGNPTTYPAAYNSYCIAVGATRYDRTRAPYSNTGSYVDLVAPGGDLDVDQNNDGYGDGILQQTFAEGDPTDFGYYFYDGTSMATPHVSGIAAMLISLGITDPDDVREALESTARDLGSTGKDNQYGWGLVDAYAALDYYRSMGDFNADGSSDMDDLAMLIENWLTSDGYADITPETGDGIVNFRDFAVFSQLYGS, from the coding sequence ATGATAAAAAGGATTTGGATAGCAGCGGTTCTATTGATCTGTTCAGCGGTTCTCTGTCCTCATACGCTCGCTGCCGGTAAAGGCAAACCCGAATGGGTAAAAGGTGAGTTCATCGTGAAGTTCAAGCCCGGCATGGCGCGCTCACAGGTAAAGTCGATGACACATAAGCACGGCAGCGAGATTCTCGCTTCAAGCCGATTCTCCCGCTTCCAGCGGCTTAAGGTCCCGCAGGGTCGAACCGCCGCCCAGATGGTCGAGATATTCCGCAAACGCCCCGAAGTCGAATACGCAGAGCTGAACTATATCGCCCGTGCATTCGCCTCCCCAAACGACTCATACTACTATTTGCAGTGGAACTTCTCGGACCCTTACCGGGGCATTAACGCCGAAGCCGCCTGGGACATCACCGAAGGTGATCCCGGCACCATAGTCGCCGTTCTTGATTCGGGGGTCGCCTATGAAGACTACGGCTCGTTCCAGCAGGCACCGGATCTGGCCAGTACGTCATTCGTCTCGCCTTACGACTTCATCAACAACGACGCCCACGCAAACGACGACGACGGACACGGCACACATGTCGCAGGTACGATCGCTCAAAACACCAACAACTACAGCGGGGCCGCGGGCATCGCTTACGACTGCTCCATCATGCCGGTCAAGGTCCTCGACGACATCGGCGAGGGCACATACAGCGCGATCGCTGACGGAGTCTATCACGCCGCGAACAACGGCGCAAAGGTCATCAACATGAGCCTGGGCGGCAGCGGCTATTCTACAACTCTGCGAAACGCAGTCCAGTACGCATACAACAACGGCGTCACCATCGTTTGCGCAACCGGCAACGAATACAACGAAGGCAACCCCACCACATACCCGGCCGCCTACAACTCATACTGCATCGCCGTCGGAGCAACCCGCTACGACCGAACCCGCGCACCCTACAGCAACACCGGCAGCTACGTCGACCTCGTCGCACCAGGCGGGGACCTTGACGTCGACCAGAACAATGACGGCTACGGCGACGGCATACTGCAGCAGACATTCGCAGAAGGCGACCCGACCGACTTCGGATACTATTTCTACGACGGCACGAGCATGGCAACTCCCCACGTATCCGGCATCGCCGCAATGCTCATCTCACTCGGCATCACCGACCCCGACGACGTCCGCGAAGCACTCGAAAGCACCGCCCGCGATCTCGGCTCCACCGGCAAAGACAACCAGTACGGCTGGGGACTCGTCGACGCATACGCGGCCCTGGACTACTACCGAAGCATGGGCGACTTCAACGCAGACGGCTCATCGGACATGGACGACCTCGCCATGCTCATCGAAAACTGGCTCACCAGCGACGGCTACGCCGACATCACCCCCGAAACAGGCGACGGCATTGTAAACTTTCGAGACTTCGCAGTCTTCTCACAACTCTACGGAAGCTGA